A window from Nitrospira sp. ND1 encodes these proteins:
- the ppk2 gene encoding polyphosphate kinase 2: MAAGAAVSIAEHNGRLETDDLEIIPTAVPREGDGYQAPDQATGGVTAGLTGLIGEVGRTLTEDDLRRVNTRRGLLQLIKSKNIDLDDVRKTLLYEQELQQLQVELVRLQRWVQADGQRIAILVEGRDAAGKGGTIRRFTEHLNPRAMRVVALPKPTDDERGQWYFQRYIRQLPNKGEIVFFDRSWYNRAVVEPVMGFCSKKEHQRFLQQVTEFEHMLYEDGVTIIKFWFSISKEEQASRFEARRQNPLKQWKLSPVDEKAQELWDSYTRYKEEMFSKTHTTFSPWIIVKANDKQAARLESLRHVLNLLAYRGKEEAQIRLTPDPNVITRFHRKMVELDF, from the coding sequence ATGGCTGCAGGAGCCGCGGTCTCGATTGCGGAACACAACGGACGACTTGAGACGGATGACCTGGAGATTATTCCGACGGCCGTGCCGAGGGAGGGAGACGGGTACCAAGCTCCTGATCAAGCCACCGGGGGAGTGACGGCCGGATTAACCGGATTAATCGGTGAAGTGGGCCGAACCCTGACCGAAGACGATCTGCGGCGCGTGAATACGCGGCGCGGGCTGCTGCAGTTGATCAAGAGCAAGAATATCGATCTGGATGACGTGCGCAAGACGCTGCTGTATGAACAGGAATTGCAGCAGCTGCAGGTCGAGCTGGTCCGTCTTCAACGCTGGGTACAAGCCGATGGGCAGCGTATTGCGATTCTTGTCGAAGGCCGGGATGCGGCCGGGAAGGGCGGAACGATCCGCCGGTTTACCGAGCATTTGAATCCGCGTGCCATGCGGGTCGTCGCGTTACCGAAGCCGACGGACGATGAGCGGGGCCAGTGGTATTTCCAGCGGTATATCCGGCAACTGCCCAACAAGGGTGAGATCGTGTTTTTCGATCGCAGTTGGTACAACCGCGCCGTCGTCGAACCGGTGATGGGGTTTTGCAGCAAGAAGGAGCATCAACGATTCTTGCAGCAGGTGACGGAATTCGAGCACATGCTCTACGAGGACGGCGTGACGATCATCAAGTTCTGGTTCTCGATTTCCAAAGAAGAACAGGCCAGTCGATTCGAAGCGCGCCGGCAGAATCCCCTCAAGCAGTGGAAGCTCAGTCCTGTCGATGAAAAGGCGCAGGAGCTGTGGGATTCGTACACACGATACAAAGAAGAAATGTTCAGCAAAACCCATACGACTTTCAGCCCCTGGATCATCGTCAAAGCGAACGACAAGCAGGCCGCGCGATTGGAAAGTTTGCGCCACGTGCTCAACCTTCTGGCGTACAGGGGCAAGGAAGAGGCGCAGATCCGCCTGACTCCCGACCCCAACGTCATCACTCGGTTCCATCGTAAGATGGTGGAATTGGATTTCTGA
- a CDS encoding c-type cytochrome, whose amino-acid sequence MQRRLSITWAIMAAAVVTGVPAVAQHMQPSRVPIEHLEEARALKSPLPDSPDVVERGKVLYHGKGTCANCHGPEGAGDGPVASQLNPSPRNFQRPGFWRHRTEGEIFWVIKNGSPGTSMVGFAGQLTDEEMWAVIQYERTFAESHGHGRGMGPAGGMGHKGRYGRHGASRSRKRGL is encoded by the coding sequence ATGCAGAGGCGGCTGAGTATCACATGGGCGATCATGGCGGCGGCCGTGGTGACGGGTGTCCCTGCAGTCGCCCAACATATGCAGCCGTCCCGCGTCCCGATCGAGCACCTCGAGGAGGCGCGTGCGCTCAAGAGTCCATTGCCTGATTCGCCTGATGTGGTCGAAAGGGGCAAGGTCCTCTATCACGGGAAGGGGACGTGCGCCAACTGTCATGGGCCGGAGGGAGCGGGCGATGGGCCGGTGGCGTCGCAGCTGAATCCATCCCCCCGTAATTTTCAGCGCCCTGGATTTTGGCGCCATCGCACGGAGGGCGAAATTTTCTGGGTGATTAAGAACGGGTCGCCCGGAACCAGCATGGTCGGATTTGCGGGACAGCTGACGGACGAAGAAATGTGGGCCGTGATCCAGTATGAACGCACCTTCGCTGAGAGCCATGGTCACGGGAGAGGAATGGGGCCTGCTGGAGGGATGGGGCATAAGGGAAGGTATGGGCGGCATGGGGCATCGAGGAGCCGGAAACGGGGGCTGTGA
- the trxC gene encoding thioredoxin TrxC, translated as MTEKLHLVCPHCRSINRVPAVRLAEQPNCGQCHASLFTGHPIALTAADFDLHAQRAEIPLVVDFWAPWCGPCRMMAPAYEQAAQMLEPQVRLAKVNTEEEQPLAARFGISSIPTLVLLRGGRELGRQPGALGLQDIVRWVRSKI; from the coding sequence GTGACGGAGAAACTCCATCTGGTCTGTCCGCATTGCCGGAGTATCAATCGAGTTCCGGCGGTCCGTCTGGCGGAGCAGCCCAATTGCGGTCAGTGCCATGCCTCCTTGTTTACCGGTCACCCGATCGCGTTGACGGCGGCGGATTTCGATCTGCATGCGCAGCGAGCGGAGATTCCCCTGGTGGTGGATTTCTGGGCCCCCTGGTGCGGGCCCTGCCGCATGATGGCTCCGGCCTATGAACAGGCGGCGCAGATGCTGGAACCTCAAGTTCGCCTGGCTAAAGTAAATACGGAGGAGGAACAGCCCCTGGCCGCGAGGTTCGGCATCTCGAGCATCCCCACGCTAGTGCTGTTGCGAGGAGGGCGCGAACTGGGGCGTCAGCCGGGGGCGCTGGGGCTTCAGGATATTGTGCGGTGGGTTCGCAGCAAGATCTGA
- a CDS encoding YtxH domain-containing protein, translated as MADHHDSCSGLGVSIAFLSGAMLGAMAAILYAPSSGEETRRAIKGYARRTEEEVLEKAKEVRREISHSVDEAKRYLKETEATIAAALAAGKEAFKKEKTDRA; from the coding sequence ATGGCAGACCATCATGACAGCTGTTCGGGACTGGGGGTGTCGATCGCGTTTTTGAGCGGGGCGATGCTGGGGGCGATGGCGGCGATTCTGTATGCGCCCAGTTCCGGCGAGGAAACCCGTCGGGCGATCAAAGGCTATGCGCGTCGGACGGAGGAGGAGGTGTTGGAGAAGGCCAAAGAAGTGCGAAGGGAAATCTCCCACAGCGTCGACGAAGCCAAGCGGTATCTGAAGGAGACCGAGGCGACGATTGCCGCGGCGTTGGCGGCGGGAAAGGAAGCGTTCAAGAAAGAAAAGACGGATCGGGCCTGA
- a CDS encoding 2-oxoacid:acceptor oxidoreductase family protein produces the protein MYAVRFHGRGGQGAKTASRILGTAAFLSGYQAQDSPIYGAERRGAPVAAFTRFGREPIRERGVIAHPDLVVVADASLLEDPAARVSDGITEQTILFINSPLHAEQIRAPSALCGRITTLGVTEIALQHFGQREAISALLGAVAARLSGLQQEPLRQAIEQELGNLGVAPPIIERNQTVALTCYESVQVMERESVAESATIATTFHIPVYESPSRGTARISATGNSVLRETGGWRTFRPVLVADKCNGCWLCFVYCPDGVISMNKDDRPMIDYAHCKGCQICVHECPTHALVAERE, from the coding sequence ATGTATGCGGTGCGATTTCACGGGCGCGGGGGGCAGGGCGCCAAGACGGCGAGCCGGATTCTCGGCACGGCGGCGTTCCTGAGCGGGTACCAGGCTCAGGATTCGCCGATCTATGGAGCCGAGCGTCGCGGAGCGCCTGTCGCGGCATTCACGCGGTTCGGCCGGGAGCCGATCCGCGAGCGAGGGGTCATTGCCCATCCCGATCTGGTGGTGGTGGCCGATGCATCGCTGCTGGAAGATCCTGCGGCCCGCGTGTCGGACGGCATCACCGAGCAGACCATCCTGTTCATCAATTCGCCGCTGCATGCGGAGCAGATTCGCGCGCCGAGCGCGTTATGTGGTCGCATCACGACGTTAGGGGTGACGGAGATTGCCCTGCAGCATTTCGGCCAGCGGGAGGCGATCAGCGCGTTGCTCGGTGCCGTCGCCGCCCGGTTGTCCGGGTTGCAACAGGAACCGCTCCGGCAGGCCATTGAGCAGGAGTTGGGAAATCTCGGCGTAGCCCCGCCGATTATTGAGCGGAATCAAACCGTCGCGCTCACGTGTTATGAGTCGGTGCAGGTGATGGAGCGGGAGTCTGTGGCAGAGTCGGCGACTATCGCGACGACTTTCCACATACCGGTCTATGAATCGCCGAGCAGGGGGACGGCCAGGATCAGCGCCACCGGGAATTCCGTGCTGCGTGAAACCGGCGGGTGGCGGACGTTTAGGCCTGTGCTGGTCGCCGACAAGTGCAACGGATGCTGGCTTTGTTTCGTCTATTGCCCCGACGGGGTGATTTCGATGAACAAGGATGACCGGCCGATGATCGACTATGCGCATTGCAAAGGCTGTCAGATCTGCGTGCACGAGTGCCCCACGCATGCCCTCGTCGCGGAGCGGGAATAG
- a CDS encoding pyruvate synthase — protein MDSQMMTGNLAAAWGARLADVDYIPAFPITPQTEIVEALAKWCEGGELAARFVTMDSEHSMMTAAGAAEATGARVFTATSSQGLLYAFEVLYSISGWRAPLVLVNVSRALAAPITLESDHNDVLAARDAGFLQIHAETCQEVLDSILMAYRIAEDERVMLPVIVNLDGFSLSFTREPVRIPDPEQVQTFLPPFRPAHLGFSASAPHSLGVTVIGGTPYAYFRHQMHLASINALEVHREAAASFEQVFGRRYDAVEGYRLDDAEDVLVMTNSCSSTGKAAVDAARGEGKRVGLLRLRMIRPWPAEAIRDALRGRRAVAVLDQNLAPGQGGILFQEIAASLYHEVERPRALCSFIGGLGGQNLSVGAFHAVFEQTAKAGVSGKGIGPVLLYTQAEHREMTQLQMVAAGSVKRET, from the coding sequence ATGGACAGCCAAATGATGACCGGCAACCTGGCGGCGGCCTGGGGGGCGAGACTGGCTGACGTGGATTACATTCCTGCGTTTCCCATCACACCGCAAACGGAAATTGTGGAAGCGCTGGCCAAATGGTGTGAGGGCGGTGAACTGGCAGCGCGGTTCGTCACGATGGACTCTGAACATTCGATGATGACGGCGGCGGGAGCGGCAGAGGCGACGGGAGCCCGAGTCTTCACCGCGACATCCAGCCAGGGATTGCTCTACGCCTTCGAAGTGCTCTACTCGATCTCGGGCTGGCGTGCCCCGCTCGTGCTGGTCAACGTATCGCGGGCACTGGCTGCGCCCATTACGTTGGAGTCGGATCATAACGATGTGCTGGCGGCGCGTGATGCCGGATTTTTACAGATACACGCCGAGACTTGTCAGGAAGTACTCGACTCGATTCTGATGGCCTATCGGATCGCAGAAGATGAACGGGTGATGTTGCCGGTCATCGTGAATCTGGACGGCTTTTCGCTCTCGTTCACGCGAGAGCCGGTCCGTATCCCGGATCCGGAGCAAGTGCAGACGTTTCTGCCGCCGTTCCGTCCCGCTCACCTCGGGTTCAGCGCGTCTGCGCCCCATTCGTTAGGGGTGACGGTGATCGGTGGGACGCCCTATGCCTATTTCCGGCATCAAATGCATCTGGCCTCGATCAATGCCCTCGAGGTGCACCGTGAAGCTGCCGCGTCCTTCGAACAGGTATTCGGTCGGCGTTACGATGCGGTCGAGGGATATCGGCTGGACGATGCGGAGGATGTGCTCGTGATGACGAATTCCTGTTCGAGCACGGGCAAGGCGGCGGTCGATGCAGCCAGGGGAGAGGGGAAACGAGTGGGCCTGTTGCGGCTTCGGATGATTCGACCCTGGCCGGCGGAGGCGATCCGCGACGCATTGCGAGGGCGTCGCGCTGTGGCCGTGTTGGATCAGAATCTTGCGCCGGGGCAGGGTGGCATTCTGTTTCAGGAAATTGCCGCCTCGCTGTATCACGAAGTCGAGCGGCCGCGGGCACTCTGTTCCTTCATCGGAGGGCTTGGGGGACAGAATCTGTCGGTGGGGGCGTTTCACGCGGTCTTCGAGCAAACGGCGAAAGCCGGAGTCAGCGGAAAAGGAATCGGTCCGGTTCTCCTCTACACTCAAGCAGAGCATCGGGAGATGACTCAGCTCCAGATGGTAGCGGCAGGAAGCGTGAAACGCGAAACGTGA
- a CDS encoding thiamine pyrophosphate-dependent enzyme, whose translation MWQRETFKKIKQIPGEEHVLSGSALCAGCGGLESLRLAAKVLGDEVVYVNAAGCFTMLAAYPYTSFKGSWLYTTMGSAPAGAQGVRDALDVLIAKGRLPKRENLKVVVLGGDGSTYDMALSSTSGAMNRGLDFYYICYDNEAYGNTGMQLSPATPYGARTATSPCSLQHPSGASQEKKDIFEIWRAHKPPYIATVAPRYPLDLEEKFARAAAFTGPKMFLMLAACPTGWLYDPGKTPEVAKLAVETGLWPLKEAINGVLTHTYVPKRKPVEAYLKLQGRFRHLFEPTVQTEAIQHIQARVDAYWERATREGS comes from the coding sequence ATGTGGCAACGAGAGACATTTAAGAAGATCAAGCAGATTCCAGGTGAGGAGCATGTGCTTTCGGGAAGCGCGCTCTGCGCCGGGTGCGGTGGGTTGGAGTCGTTGCGACTTGCGGCGAAGGTGCTCGGCGACGAGGTCGTGTATGTCAACGCGGCCGGTTGCTTCACTATGTTGGCGGCCTATCCCTACACGTCATTCAAGGGCTCATGGCTCTATACGACGATGGGCTCCGCGCCTGCCGGTGCGCAGGGTGTGCGTGATGCGTTGGACGTATTGATCGCAAAAGGACGGTTACCGAAGCGCGAGAACCTGAAAGTCGTGGTGCTGGGAGGCGACGGCTCGACCTACGATATGGCGCTGTCGTCCACCTCGGGCGCGATGAATCGCGGACTCGATTTCTATTACATCTGTTACGACAACGAGGCGTACGGGAACACCGGTATGCAGCTGTCCCCGGCGACCCCTTATGGGGCGCGGACAGCCACCTCGCCTTGCAGCCTGCAGCATCCGAGCGGGGCATCTCAAGAGAAGAAAGACATCTTTGAAATCTGGCGCGCGCACAAACCGCCGTACATCGCGACCGTCGCGCCTCGATACCCGCTGGATCTGGAAGAAAAATTTGCGCGGGCGGCTGCCTTCACGGGGCCGAAGATGTTTCTCATGTTAGCCGCCTGCCCGACCGGCTGGCTCTACGATCCAGGGAAAACGCCGGAAGTGGCCAAGTTGGCGGTCGAGACCGGGCTCTGGCCGCTGAAGGAAGCTATCAATGGAGTGCTCACCCACACCTACGTCCCGAAGCGCAAGCCGGTCGAGGCCTATCTCAAGTTGCAGGGACGGTTCCGGCACCTGTTTGAGCCGACCGTACAGACGGAGGCGATTCAGCACATTCAAGCGCGCGTGGACGCCTATTGGGAGCGGGCAACCAGGGAGGGATCATGA
- a CDS encoding cytochrome c — protein sequence MIRQAAVPLVFFAALLASGCAEPKAASGINGVTPVHLPDVRTPVQLDADARQEHRAVMLQHLETVQAIVAALADEDYRLAQGLTETHLGFFMHRHAMARQQPENFPPAYHDLAMAHHEAAEKLADVMPSRDLKQILPEFNKLLKACVACHLEYKLRSS from the coding sequence ATGATTCGACAAGCCGCTGTTCCACTGGTGTTCTTCGCGGCGCTCCTTGCGAGCGGCTGCGCGGAGCCGAAGGCTGCATCCGGCATCAATGGTGTGACGCCGGTTCATTTGCCGGATGTGCGCACGCCGGTCCAGCTCGATGCCGACGCCCGACAGGAACATCGCGCCGTCATGCTCCAACATTTGGAGACGGTTCAAGCGATCGTTGCAGCGCTGGCCGACGAGGATTACAGGCTCGCTCAAGGCTTGACCGAAACGCACTTGGGGTTTTTCATGCACCGACACGCGATGGCTCGCCAGCAGCCGGAGAATTTTCCGCCGGCCTACCATGACCTGGCGATGGCGCATCATGAAGCCGCGGAAAAGCTGGCCGATGTGATGCCGTCGCGGGACCTGAAGCAGATCCTGCCCGAGTTCAACAAACTGCTGAAAGCCTGTGTTGCCTGTCACCTGGAGTACAAACTGCGTAGTTCATAA
- a CDS encoding hemerythrin domain-containing protein, translating into MSEGKISVTFEQDHDRLDALFTTFQEQKRKDFAKAKEAFVAFKFGLQRHIVWEEDVLFPKWEENSGMAEGGPTQVMRTEHRMIGDCLEAIHHKVQAQDPESDQDDQRLLDILKSHNMKEERILYPSIDQVISDQERAELYQAMKEIPEERYRTCCGSGHS; encoded by the coding sequence ATGTCCGAAGGAAAGATCAGCGTCACGTTCGAGCAGGATCACGACCGTCTCGATGCCCTGTTCACGACGTTTCAGGAGCAGAAGCGAAAGGATTTCGCCAAGGCCAAAGAGGCGTTCGTCGCCTTCAAGTTCGGCCTGCAACGCCACATTGTCTGGGAAGAAGACGTGTTGTTTCCCAAGTGGGAGGAGAACTCCGGCATGGCGGAAGGCGGTCCGACGCAGGTTATGAGAACCGAGCATCGGATGATCGGCGATTGCCTGGAGGCGATTCACCACAAGGTTCAGGCACAGGATCCGGAGAGCGATCAGGACGACCAGCGGCTGTTGGATATCCTGAAATCGCACAACATGAAGGAAGAACGGATTCTCTACCCGTCGATCGATCAGGTGATCAGCGATCAGGAACGCGCGGAGTTGTACCAGGCGATGAAAGAAATTCCTGAAGAGCGATATCGCACCTGTTGCGGGAGTGGGCACTCATGA